From Aedes albopictus strain Foshan chromosome 1, AalbF5, whole genome shotgun sequence, one genomic window encodes:
- the LOC109432382 gene encoding proton channel OtopLc, giving the protein MPTEGDPKTAVPAVSAPPAVPTVVVEPADDPTPVRVSLYPVLDLENEKPTHVPAVIPPSTPRSELDVPSLDDTFDPTHTPTISYRKRPISVISNSKPPPVMQRAVSYQPSMGGHSHRSHGSTSANEHLIPPPSTPEEKKKFTLRYLAVVTALSYTIFLVVFGLIAFVTDAVENNKRYPLAEVFGLYMVSVGIVYFAFLYTNIRLHVHRTHRALEELERRQQAYDEMMAKTSAQFNHGPLALNPNAPQKNTPHDWDMPRLKPVPHLYCFVSGRHGEFIYLKLGATWFCFGLLIHSVLLLSYQGILMNSTDGKWAACASNVTIALEVLFLSYCLFLVFFFWKYANVVINHYRGLARFGLMHAIGTALAFWVYTIVRETHVAIRIKQASKESNVVEIDKTSWEFCPGPEELNNILTTFSPYLYPFVIEFNILIVGLLYMIYANINRCPKKLSVKGHGGHGHSHGHGSQRSVHSGDDDSVCSDVQDNTIDHDIEVKGKMVVYGDCHASSRGLFVGLVLIVATVVVIILFHIASRDDDYRDTGILLDSIFELVVLAIMTFSVVLAYYQTAKLDINQHPISRMDDVLLFIAIPAFFSETLFSMIPAFENGSVLNGFIIFTQLLQILIQTPWIIDTLRRCSNSPDLRKKKPGKELVTFLTIANVSLWIYYTFSVKTGDFGDERYEFYGDVLWSILNHLSLPLIMFYRFHASVCLVDIWRHSYEPGEFAH; this is encoded by the exons CACGTTCCAGCTGTTATACCGCCGTCTACACCACGATCAGAGCTGGACGTGCCCAGCCTCGATGACACCTTCGATCCAACTCACACACCGACGATATCGTACCGAAAGCGGCCCATCTCGGTCATATCGAACAGCAAGCCGCCGCCGGTGATGCAACGAGCCGTTTCATATCAGCCCTCGATGGGGGGACACTCGCACCGGTCACATGGCTCGACCTCGGCCAACGAGCACCTGATCCCACCGCCGTCCACTCCCGAAGAGAAGAAGAAGTTTACTCTGCGATATTTGGCCGTGGTGACGGCACTGAGCTACACGATATTTCTGGTGGTGTTCGGGTTGATAGCTTTTGTGACGGATGCCGTGGAGAACAATAAACGATACCCGCTGGCGGAAGTTTTTGGGCTGTACATGGTTTCGGTGGGGATTGTGTATTTTGCGTTTTTGTACACCAACATACGGTTACACGTGCACAGGACACACAGAGCTCTCGAAGAGTTGGAACGAAGGCAGCAGGCCTACGACGAAATGATGGCAAAGACTTCGGCGCAGTTCAACCATGGACCACTGGCGCTGAACCCGAATGCCCCTCAGAAGAATACACCTCACGATTGGGATATGCCACGGCTGAAGCCAGTTCCTCACCTTTATTGTTTTGTGAGTGGCAGACACGGAGAGTTCATCTACTTGAAGCTGGGAGCCACTTGGTTCTGCTTCGGATTGTTGATCCATTCGGTGCTGCTACTGTCTTACCAAGGAATTCTGATGAACAGCACCGATGGCAAATGGGCTGCTTGTGCATCGAATGTAACCATTGCCCTGGAAGTTCTGTTTCTCAGCTACTGTCTGTTTTTGGTTTTCTTCTTCTGGAAATATGCCAACGTGGTGATCAATCATTACCGAGGATTGGCACGATTTGGACTGATGCATGCCATCGGTACGGCTTTGGCCTTCTGGGTTTACACAATCGTTCGAGAAACTCACGTCGCCATCCGGATAAAACAAGCGTCCAAAGAAAGCAACGTAGTAGAAATCGATAAAACTTCGTGGGAATTTTGTCCGGGTCCGGAAGAACTGAACAACATTTTGACGACCTTTTCGCCGTACCTGTACCCGTTTGTGattgaattcaacattttgatcgTCGGTTTGCTGTACATGATCTACGCGAATATCAAccgatgtccgaagaaactgtcGGTCAAAGGTCACGGAGGTCATGGACACAGCCATGGCCACGGTAGTCAACGAAGTGTACATTCCGGCGATGATGACAGTGTGTGTTCGGATGTGCAGGACAACACGATTGATCACGATATTGAGGTCAAGGGGAAAATGGTTGTTTACGGTGATTGCCATGCATCGAGTCGAGGACTGTTTGTGGGACTGGTGCTGATTGTGGCTACTGTAGTGGTCATCATTCTGTTTCACATCGCCTCCAGAGATGA CGACTACCGCGacacaggaattcttctggattcCATCTTCGAGCTGGTCGTCCTGGCGATCATGACCTTCTCCGTCGTGCTGGCATACTACCAAACCGCCAAACTGGACATCAACCAGCATCCCATCTCCCGCATGGATGACGTGCTACTTTTCATCGCCATCCCGGCGTTCTTCTCCGAAACCCTCTTCAGTATGATCCCGGCCTTCGAGAACGGTTCCGTCCTCAACGGGTTCATCATCTTCACGCAGCTGCTGCAAATCCTCATTCAAACGCCGTGGATCATCGATACGCTGCGGCGCTGCTCGAACTCCCCGGACCTGCGGAAAAAGAAACCCGGCAAAGAACTGGTCACCTTCCTCACCATCGCCAACGTGTCGCTGTGGATCTACTACACGTTCTCCGTCAAAACGGGTGACTTTGGCGACGAAAG ATACGAATTCTACGGTGACGTCCTGTGGTCGATTTTGAATCATCTTTCGTTGCCGCTGATAATGTTCTATCGGTTTCACGCTTCCGTGTGTTTGGTGGATATCTGGAGACACTCGTACGAGCCGGGAGAGTTCGCTCACTGA